The genomic region GGCCTGTAGCAGACCCGACTGCTCGGGTTTGCGCTCGAGCAGATGGTACTCGACCTGATTGACCGCCAGGGGAACCTTGTGTTGGGCCAGCACCCGGGCCACCCGCTCGAGCTGCGGCAGGCTGTGATTGGAAACCCCCACCGCACGCGTCAGCCCTAGCTCGTAGGCTTCGGCCAGTGAGAGCGCCCAGTCCTCGAGCGAGACCGGCTTCCAGGGCCAGTGCAGCAAATACAAGTCGAGCTGCTTCATTTCCAGGCGCTCGAGGCTCTTTTTGAGCGCCCCGATAAGCGTTTTGCGGGAAAACCGCCAGGGATAGGGAAACAGCTTGCTAACCACCAGAGGCTTGGGCTGGTGGGCATGGTAATACTGCCCCAATAGCCTTTCCGAGAGCCCAAAACCATAAAACTCTGCCGTATCAAAAAGCCGCACACCCCCTTGCAGGGCCGCCTGGTAGGCCGCCAGGAGGTCGTCTTGCTGGTAGCCCTTCCCATAGCCCCACACCAGCCGGTCGCCCCACTGCCAGGTGCCAAGGCCCA from Meiothermus sp. harbors:
- a CDS encoding aldo/keto reductase — translated: MNDLIQIKGLPAIPPLGLGTWQWGDRLVWGYGKGYQQDDLLAAYQAALQGGVRLFDTAEFYGFGLSERLLGQYYHAHQPKPLVVSKLFPYPWRFSRKTLIGALKKSLERLEMKQLDLYLLHWPWKPVSLEDWALSLAEAYELGLTRAVGVSNHSLPQLERVARVLAQHKVPLAVNQVEYHLLERKPEQSGLLQAMQAEGMVLMAYSPLAMGWLTGKYSLENPPPGRYRAQRYVTHKAQIPALLQTLGAIAQNLGATPAQVALRWCIQKGTLPIPGAKNARQAEGNTGALRIRLSDEEMARLDAAVQ